A single genomic interval of Aureliella helgolandensis harbors:
- a CDS encoding adenosine kinase, producing the protein MKPFHVCGLGNAIVDIFLDVSDEDFAKLEFKRGTMELVDNEAQQSLLTQFHDGQHDLQLVSGGSVANSVIGLSQLGGKSAFIGCVGDDRYGMHYAEEFSQLNIEIGNPILVGETTGTCVAVITPDAERTMRTCLAVSSQLAAKHVDAQRIANSEWLFIEGYVFANPATGQLAIKEAIRIAKEHGTKIALTCSDAFIPQVFGDAFREALKDADLLFCNAPESVAITQAADTAEAFAKLKDMAPNSVVTDGPHGAFVRFAGTEAHVPAVECQPRDLTGAGDMFAGAFLYGITHGYTPEKAARGANYMCHKVITQVGARLHQGAQGYWQEALA; encoded by the coding sequence ATGAAGCCATTTCACGTTTGCGGACTCGGTAACGCCATTGTCGATATCTTTCTGGATGTCAGCGATGAGGATTTTGCCAAATTAGAGTTCAAACGCGGCACGATGGAACTCGTTGACAACGAGGCTCAGCAATCCCTGTTGACCCAGTTTCATGATGGGCAACACGACTTGCAACTCGTGAGTGGTGGTTCGGTAGCGAATTCCGTGATTGGTCTCTCCCAGCTCGGCGGCAAATCGGCCTTCATCGGCTGCGTCGGGGACGACCGCTACGGCATGCACTATGCCGAGGAGTTTTCGCAACTCAATATCGAGATTGGAAATCCCATTCTCGTTGGCGAGACGACTGGCACCTGTGTAGCCGTTATCACTCCTGATGCAGAACGGACCATGCGGACTTGCTTAGCCGTGTCGAGTCAACTGGCAGCCAAGCATGTCGATGCGCAGCGAATTGCCAATTCCGAGTGGCTGTTCATTGAAGGCTACGTGTTTGCCAATCCGGCCACCGGGCAGTTGGCGATCAAAGAGGCAATTCGTATCGCTAAGGAGCATGGGACGAAGATCGCACTGACCTGTTCTGATGCCTTCATCCCCCAGGTTTTTGGTGACGCGTTTCGAGAGGCTTTGAAGGACGCCGATTTGCTATTTTGCAATGCCCCCGAATCGGTGGCCATTACTCAGGCAGCCGATACGGCCGAAGCCTTCGCTAAATTGAAAGACATGGCTCCGAACAGCGTCGTGACCGATGGTCCTCATGGAGCGTTTGTGCGATTCGCTGGAACGGAGGCGCATGTGCCAGCCGTTGAGTGCCAGCCTCGTGACTTGACGGGAGCCGGCGACATGTTTGCAGGCGCGTTTCTCTATGGAATTACGCATGGTTATACACCGGAGAAGGCGGCCCGTGGGGCCAATTACATGTGCCATAAAGTGATTACCCAGGTAGGAGCTAGGTTGCACCAAGGTGCCCAAGGCTACTGGCAAGAAGCGTTGGCCTAG